In Urechidicola croceus, a single window of DNA contains:
- the rnc gene encoding ribonuclease III yields MNFIRNIMKPRSEEDEKFYGELKIILGFSPNNILIYRKAFVHRSIKVTDEIGNPQNYERLEFLGDAMLGAVIASYLFKKVPSGNEGYLTQMRSKIVSREHLNELGRDLNLIRFVQSNISKSKFGENINGNIFEALIGAIYLDKGYKYCKRFTYKRVIKPYIDIPKLEGKITSYKSLFIEWCQKQKTDFKYEVYDDTGMDTIRHFSVKLYLEDKVIAKGRATSKKKAEEIASKRAYYAFQKEISNN; encoded by the coding sequence ATGAATTTTATTCGTAATATAATGAAACCTCGTTCGGAAGAAGACGAGAAATTTTATGGTGAATTAAAAATTATATTGGGGTTTTCTCCTAATAACATTTTAATATACCGTAAAGCCTTTGTGCACAGATCTATAAAAGTTACTGATGAAATAGGAAACCCACAAAATTACGAACGATTGGAATTTCTTGGAGATGCAATGTTAGGTGCAGTTATTGCCTCTTACTTGTTTAAAAAAGTTCCCTCTGGAAATGAAGGATACCTAACACAAATGAGATCAAAAATTGTAAGTAGAGAACACCTTAATGAATTGGGTCGAGACCTAAACCTAATTCGATTTGTTCAAAGTAATATTTCTAAATCAAAATTTGGTGAAAATATAAATGGAAATATTTTTGAAGCTTTAATTGGCGCTATATATCTTGATAAAGGATACAAATACTGTAAAAGATTTACATATAAACGTGTTATCAAACCATATATAGATATTCCAAAACTGGAAGGGAAAATTACGAGTTACAAAAGCCTATTTATAGAATGGTGTCAAAAACAAAAAACTGATTTTAAATATGAGGTATATGATGATACAGGTATGGATACTATTAGACATTTTAGTGTAAAATTGTATTTAGAAGATAAAGTGATTGCTAAAGGACGAGCAACTTCTAAGAAAAAGGCAGAAGAAATTGCTTCTAAAAGAGCATATTATGCTTTTCAAAAAGAAATCTCAAATAATTAA
- a CDS encoding ribonuclease H1 domain-containing protein, with the protein MAKKKFYVIWKGHKTGVFTSWNVCKKHIVDFKGAQYKSFISKDEAEKAIKGKYEDYVGKDTKKIKLSKEELEKIGKPIYPSLSVDAACSGNPGKMEYRGVDSQSKKQLFIQGPFEKGTNNIGEFLALVHGLGYLKNKNSNLPIYSDSRIAISWVKKGQCRTNLPITQENKQLFDFVKRAENWLKNNIYSTKILKWETKAWGEIPADFGRK; encoded by the coding sequence ATGGCTAAAAAGAAATTTTACGTTATATGGAAAGGACACAAAACCGGTGTTTTTACTTCTTGGAATGTTTGCAAGAAGCATATAGTTGATTTCAAAGGAGCACAGTATAAATCTTTTATCTCAAAGGATGAAGCAGAAAAAGCTATTAAAGGAAAGTATGAAGATTATGTTGGTAAGGATACCAAAAAGATAAAATTATCAAAAGAAGAACTAGAAAAAATTGGAAAACCGATTTATCCTTCTTTATCGGTAGATGCTGCTTGTTCAGGTAATCCCGGAAAAATGGAATATAGAGGGGTTGATAGTCAATCAAAAAAACAACTATTTATTCAAGGACCATTTGAAAAAGGAACAAATAATATTGGAGAATTCTTGGCTTTGGTTCACGGATTGGGCTATTTGAAGAATAAAAATTCAAATTTGCCTATATATTCTGATTCTAGAATTGCAATTAGTTGGGTAAAAAAAGGTCAGTGTAGAACCAATTTACCAATCACTCAAGAAAATAAACAATTATTTGATTTTGTAAAACGCGCTGAAAATTGGCTAAAAAATAATATCTATTCAACCAAAATTTTGAAATGGGAAACCAAGGCTTGGGGTGAAATCCCTGCAGATTTTGGTAGAAAATAA
- a CDS encoding acyl carrier protein, whose product MSDIASRVKAIIVDKLGVDENEVTAEASFTNDLGADSLDTVELIMEFEKEFDIQIPDDQAENIGTVGQAVSYIEEAKK is encoded by the coding sequence ATGTCAGACATTGCATCAAGAGTAAAGGCTATTATCGTTGACAAACTAGGAGTTGACGAAAATGAGGTAACAGCTGAAGCTAGCTTCACAAACGATTTAGGAGCGGACTCACTTGACACTGTAGAATTAATCATGGAATTTGAAAAAGAATTTGATATCCAAATTCCAGACGATCAAGCAGAAAATATTGGAACTGTAGGTCAAGCAGTAAGCTACATTGAAGAAGCAAAAAAGTAA
- the fabF gene encoding beta-ketoacyl-ACP synthase II has product MELKRVVVTGLGALTPIGNNLEEYWNGLINGVSGAAPITHFDASNFKTRFACELKNFTATDFIDRKEARKMDKFTQYAMVAVDEAIDNSNIDLEKIDHDRVGVIWGAGIGGLETFQNEVLNFAAGDGTPRFNPFFIPKMIADIAPGQISIKYGFRGPNFTTVSACASSANAIIDALNYIRLGHADIIVTGGSEAAVTIAGMGGFNAMHALSTRNDDPTTASRPFDKNREGFVLGEGAGALILEEYEHAIARGAKIYAEVGGGGLSADAHHITAPHPEGLGAKNVMLNCIKNAGLKLTDVDAINVHGTSTPLGDIAETKAIIDVFGEHAYKLNINSTKSMTGHLLGAAGAIEAIASIMSIEKGIVPPTINHSTFDDEIDSKLNLTLNKAQKRNVKVAMSNTFGFGGHNACVLFKKID; this is encoded by the coding sequence ATGGAATTAAAACGAGTTGTAGTTACTGGACTTGGCGCTTTAACGCCAATTGGTAATAATTTAGAAGAATATTGGAATGGACTGATTAATGGAGTTAGCGGTGCTGCTCCGATTACTCATTTTGATGCGTCTAATTTTAAAACTCGTTTCGCTTGCGAACTTAAGAACTTTACTGCAACAGACTTTATCGATCGTAAAGAAGCACGAAAAATGGACAAATTCACTCAGTATGCTATGGTAGCTGTTGATGAAGCGATTGATAACTCTAATATTGATTTAGAAAAAATTGATCATGATAGAGTTGGTGTGATTTGGGGAGCTGGAATTGGAGGATTAGAAACTTTTCAAAATGAAGTTTTAAATTTTGCTGCTGGTGATGGAACTCCAAGATTTAACCCATTTTTTATCCCAAAAATGATTGCAGATATTGCTCCAGGGCAAATCTCAATTAAATATGGTTTTAGAGGACCAAATTTCACTACAGTTTCTGCATGTGCATCATCTGCAAATGCAATTATTGACGCACTAAACTATATTCGTTTAGGTCATGCTGATATTATTGTTACTGGTGGATCTGAAGCAGCAGTTACAATTGCTGGTATGGGAGGTTTTAATGCAATGCATGCGTTGTCAACAAGAAATGACGACCCAACTACAGCGTCTAGACCATTTGATAAAAACAGAGAAGGATTTGTTCTTGGCGAAGGTGCTGGAGCATTAATTCTTGAAGAATATGAACACGCTATTGCACGTGGAGCCAAAATTTATGCCGAAGTCGGCGGTGGAGGTTTATCTGCAGATGCACATCACATTACAGCACCACATCCAGAAGGATTAGGCGCTAAAAATGTAATGCTGAATTGTATCAAAAATGCAGGGCTAAAATTAACTGATGTTGACGCCATTAATGTTCATGGTACATCAACACCACTTGGAGATATTGCTGAAACTAAAGCAATAATTGATGTTTTTGGTGAGCATGCTTACAAACTAAACATCAATTCTACAAAATCTATGACCGGTCACTTATTAGGTGCTGCCGGTGCTATCGAAGCAATCGCTTCAATTATGTCTATTGAAAAAGGAATAGTGCCACCTACTATCAATCATTCAACTTTTGATGATGAAATTGATAGTAAATTGAACCTCACACTAAACAAAGCTCAAAAAAGAAATGTAAAAGTGGCAATGAGTAACACTTTTGGATTTGGAGGACACAATGCATGTGTTCTTTTTAAGAAAATAGATTAA
- the purN gene encoding phosphoribosylglycinamide formyltransferase: MKRIVIFASGSGTNAENLSHFFQQSDIAVITHILTNNKDAKVLERSERLGISSLVFGKSDFLDEEKILKFLKKEADYIILAGFLWRIPAHMVAAFPDRIINIHPALLPKYGGKGMYGMNVHQAVINNKEQETGITIHYVNENYDEGAIIFQAKTNVSPNDTAQDVAKNIHKLEYEYFPKVIESIIKLNG; the protein is encoded by the coding sequence ATGAAACGTATTGTAATTTTTGCTTCTGGTTCTGGAACTAACGCTGAGAATTTAAGCCATTTTTTTCAACAAAGTGATATAGCGGTTATCACACATATTCTCACTAACAATAAGGATGCCAAAGTGTTGGAAAGGTCTGAAAGGCTAGGTATCAGCAGTTTAGTATTTGGAAAAAGTGATTTTTTGGATGAAGAAAAGATCTTAAAATTCTTAAAAAAAGAAGCTGATTATATAATATTGGCTGGTTTTTTATGGAGAATACCTGCACATATGGTTGCAGCTTTTCCTGATAGAATTATCAATATTCATCCTGCACTTTTACCAAAATATGGAGGTAAAGGTATGTATGGAATGAATGTTCATCAAGCAGTTATAAACAATAAAGAGCAAGAAACAGGAATTACAATTCATTATGTTAATGAAAATTATGATGAGGGAGCCATAATTTTTCAGGCAAAAACGAATGTTTCTCCAAATGATACTGCACAAGATGTTGCAAAAAACATTCATAAATTGGAATATGAGTATTTTCCTAAAGTAATAGAAAGTATTATTAAGTTAAATGGCTAA